In Deinococcus maricopensis DSM 21211, one genomic interval encodes:
- the argJ gene encoding bifunctional glutamate N-acetyltransferase/amino-acid acetyltransferase ArgJ, with translation MKFPSGFRAAARAAGIKPSGKPDLSCVVSDHDCAWAFAGTRSTTAAACVERNRARYADTQPIRALLVNAGNANAATGAQGARDNAALADALGDILHVPAGSVLTASTGIIGHLLPMPRVLSGLEHLPDELSDDVDAFANAIMTTDTHPKTAEVTLSTGARIVGCAKGSGMIHPDMATMFAFAFTDARVDQGALRAAFPAIVARTFNAVTVDGDTSTNDMAVVLAGGAAGDVDTAEFLTALEGVMRTLARMIAADGEGATKLLTVRVTGARTEAEALTAARTCCVSPLLKSAVHGNDPNWGRVIMAVGRSGAGVDIERLSVHVQGVPVFRGGPLAYDAASVSASMRAEEVVFDVDLGVGDARGEAWGCDLSAEYVSINADYTT, from the coding sequence ATGAAGTTTCCTTCTGGTTTTCGCGCGGCGGCCCGCGCGGCGGGCATCAAACCGAGCGGCAAACCCGACCTGTCCTGCGTCGTGAGCGACCATGACTGCGCGTGGGCGTTCGCGGGCACCCGCAGCACCACCGCCGCCGCGTGCGTGGAACGCAACCGCGCCCGCTACGCGGACACGCAGCCGATCCGCGCGCTGCTGGTGAACGCCGGGAACGCCAACGCCGCCACCGGCGCGCAGGGCGCGCGGGACAACGCCGCCCTCGCCGACGCCCTCGGGGACATCCTGCACGTGCCCGCCGGGTCGGTGCTGACCGCCAGCACCGGCATCATCGGGCACCTGCTACCCATGCCGCGCGTGCTGAGCGGCCTGGAGCACCTGCCGGACGAGCTCAGCGACGACGTGGACGCGTTCGCGAACGCCATCATGACCACCGACACGCATCCGAAGACGGCCGAGGTGACGCTCAGCACGGGCGCGCGCATCGTCGGCTGCGCGAAGGGCAGCGGCATGATCCACCCGGACATGGCGACCATGTTCGCGTTCGCGTTCACGGACGCCCGCGTGGACCAGGGGGCGCTGCGCGCCGCGTTCCCCGCCATCGTCGCGCGGACCTTCAACGCCGTGACGGTGGACGGCGACACCAGCACGAACGACATGGCGGTCGTCCTCGCGGGCGGCGCGGCCGGCGACGTGGACACGGCGGAGTTCCTGACAGCGCTGGAAGGCGTCATGCGGACGCTCGCGCGCATGATCGCCGCGGACGGCGAGGGCGCCACGAAGCTCCTGACGGTGCGCGTGACGGGCGCGCGCACCGAAGCGGAGGCCCTCACCGCGGCGCGGACGTGCTGCGTGTCGCCGCTGCTCAAGAGCGCCGTGCACGGCAACGACCCGAACTGGGGGCGCGTCATCATGGCGGTGGGCCGCAGCGGCGCGGGCGTGGACATCGAGCGCCTCAGCGTCCACGTGCAGGGTGTGCCGGTGTTCCGTGGCGGCCCCCTCGCGTACGACGCGGCGAGTGTGTCCGCGAGCATGCGCGCCGAGGAGGTCGTGTTCGACGTGGACCTCGGCGTGGGGGACGCGCGCGGGGAAGCGTGGGGCTGCGACCTGAGCGCCGAGTACGTCAGCATCAACGCCGACTACACGACCTGA
- a CDS encoding DinB family protein yields MPELPDVRYPIGPRPTLPAEARTPQQLRQFIAAFEHTEAAWHALIEGAPDASLDRPYREGGWNARQLVHHTADAHAHGLNRLKYGLTQEEYQIQPFDPEAWMALPDMHLPVRDALALLHVANVRWLALLRAVNPQTLTRELTHPTEGRQDLWQLIAKHDWHARHHLAQARVAVEGNS; encoded by the coding sequence ATGCCTGAACTGCCGGATGTCCGCTACCCCATCGGTCCGCGCCCGACCCTGCCCGCCGAGGCGCGCACGCCACAGCAACTCCGGCAGTTCATTGCCGCCTTCGAGCACACCGAAGCGGCGTGGCACGCCCTGATCGAGGGCGCACCAGACGCGAGCCTGGACCGCCCCTACCGTGAGGGCGGCTGGAACGCCCGGCAGCTGGTGCACCACACCGCCGACGCGCACGCGCACGGCCTGAACCGCCTGAAGTACGGCCTGACGCAGGAGGAGTACCAGATTCAACCGTTCGATCCGGAAGCGTGGATGGCCCTGCCGGACATGCACCTGCCAGTCCGCGACGCCCTGGCGCTGCTGCACGTCGCGAACGTCCGCTGGCTGGCGCTGCTGCGCGCCGTGAACCCACAAACGCTGACCCGTGAGCTGACGCACCCGACCGAGGGCCGCCAGGACCTGTGGCAGCTGATCGCGAAGCACGACTGGCACGCGCGGCACCACCTGGCCCAGGCGCGCGTGGCGGTCGAGGGGAACTCCTGA